A genomic window from Balaenoptera acutorostrata chromosome 20, mBalAcu1.1, whole genome shotgun sequence includes:
- the GPATCH8 gene encoding G patch domain-containing protein 8 isoform X2: protein MADRFSRFNEDRDFQGNHFDQYEEGHLEIEQASLDKPIESDNIGHRLLQKHGWKLGQGLGKSLQGRTDPIPIVVKYDVMGMGRMEMELDYAEDATERRRVLEVEKEDTEELRQKYKRLKDLKQREFARNVSSRSRKDEKKQEKALRRLHELAEQRKQAECAPGSGPMFRPTTVAVDEEGGDDDKEESATNSGTCATATCGLGSEFSTDKGGPFTAVQITNTTGLTQSPGLASQGISFGIKNNLGTPLQKLGVSFSFAKKAPVKLESIASVFKDHAEEGTSEDGTKADEKGADQGLQKMGDSDGSSNIDGKKEDEDPQDGGSLASTLSKLKRMKREEGAGATEPEYYHYIPPAHCKVKPNFPFLLFMRASEQMEGDNSTHPKNALDSKKSSSPKPKGCIKVAASQGAEKTVGEVSEQQMETSVAEPSEPESKAETKKASGGDVSEHSLESQSQKDSEIQMCESNPPKEISQATPAGKESQEGPKHPTGPFFPVLSKDESTALQWPSELLIFTKAEPSISYSCNPLYFDFKLSRNKDARAKGTEKPKDIGGSSKDHLQSLDPSEPNKSKEEGENVEHSSGGRIDAPASGSACSSLNKQEPGGSHGSETEDTGRSLPSKKERSGKSHRHKKKKKHKKSSKHKRKHKPDPEEKSSKAESGEKSKKRKKRKRKKNKSSAPADSERGPKPEPPGSGSPAPSRRRRRAQDDSQRRSIPAEEGSSGKKDEGGGGGSSQDHGGRKHKGEPPTSSCQQRASSKWSSRSSHRSRPSSGDEDSDDASSRRLHQKSPSQYSEEEEEEEEEEESGSEHSRSRSRSGRHHSSRRSSRRSYSSSSDASSDQSCYSRQHSYSDDSYSDYSDRSRRHSKRSHDSDDSDYTSSKHRSKRHKYSSSDDDYSLSCSQSRSRSRSHTRERSRSRGRSRSSSCSRSRSKRRSRSTTAHSWQRSRSYSRDRSRSTRSPSQRSGSRKGSWGHESPEERRSGRRDFIRSKIYRSQSPHYFRSGRGEGSGEKKKEDGRGDDGKGIGPPSQNSNTGPGRGSEGDCNPEDKNSVTAKLLLEKIQSRKVERKPSVSEEVLATPNKAGLKLKDPPQGYFGPKLPPSLGNKPVLPLIGKLPATRKPNTKKCEESGLERGEEQEQSETEEGPPGNSDAPFGHQFSEETAGPLSDPPPEEPKSEEATAAHPVAPLGTPVHSDCYPGDPSISHNYLPDPSDGDTLESLDSGSQPGPVESSLLPIASDLEHFPSYAPPSGEPSIESADGVEDASLAPLESQPITFTPEEMEKYSKLQQAAQQHIQQQLLAKQVKAFPASAALAPATPALQPIHIQQPATASATSITTVQHAILQHHAAAAAAAIGIHPHPHPQPLAQVHHIPQPHLTPISLSHLTHSIIPGHPATFLASHPIHIIPASAIHPGPFTFHPVPHAALYPTLLAPRPAAAAATALHLHPLLHPIFSGQDLQHPPSHGT, encoded by the exons AGATTGAAAGATCTCAAGCAGAGAGAGTTTGCTCGAAATGTCTCTTCAAGATCCCGCAAAGATGAGAAGAAGCAGGAGAAAGCCCTACGGCGGCTCCACGAGTTGGCAGAGCAAAGAAAACAAGCTGAATG TGCACCTGGAAGTGGTCCCATGTTCAGACCAACCACAGTGGCTGTAGATGAAGAAGGTGGAGATGATGATAAAGAAGAATCAGCAACAAACAGTGGCACATGTGCCACTGCCACTTGTGGCCTGGGATCTGAATTCTCCACAGATAAAGGAGGCCCTTTCACTGCAGTACAAATCACTAATACCACTGGACTGACACAGTCTCCTGGGCTAGCCTCTCAAGGCATCAGCTTTGGCATTAAGAATAATCTGGGGACCCCACTGCAAAAATTGGGAGTGTCATTTTCTTTTGCCAAGAAGGCTCCTGTCAAACTCGAATCAATAGCATCAGTTTTCAAGGACCATGCAGAGGAAGGGACCTCTGAAGATGGAACAAAAGCTGATGAGAAGGGTGCAGACCAAGGACTGCAGAAGATGGGAGACTCCGATGGTAGCAGTAATATTGATGGTAAAAAAGAGGATGAAGACCCTCAGGACGGAGGGTCCCTTGCCTCAACATTATCtaagttaaaaagaatgaagcgAGAAGAAGGGGCTGGGGCTACAGAGCCAGAGTATTACCACTACATCCCCCCAGCACACTGCAAAGTAAAACCTAATTTTCCTTTCCTACTCTTTATGAGAGCCAGTGAACAAATGGAAGGTGATAATAGTACACACCCAAAGAATGCCCTAGACAGCAAAAAAAGTAGTTCTCCCAAGCCTAAAGGCTGCATCAAGGTGGCAGCAAGCCAAGGAGCAGAAAAGACAGTTGGTGAAGTCTCTGAACAGCAGATGGAAACCAGTGTGGCTGAGCCCTCAGAGCCTGAAAGCAAAGCTGAGACAAAGAAGGCCTCAGGAGGGGATGTAAGTGAGCATAGTTTAGAGAGTCAGAGTCAGAAGGATTCAGAGATCCAAATGTGTGAGTCTAATCCTCCTAAAGAAATCTCTCAGGCCACTCCAGCAGGGAAAGAAAGCCAGGAGGGACCCAAACATCCTACTGGTCCCTTCTTTCCCGTTTTAAGCAAAGATGAAAGCACTGCCCTCCAGTGGCCATCAGAACTACTAATTTTCACGAAGGCAGAACCCTCCATTTCTTACAGTTGTAATCCTTTGTACTTTGACTTCAAGCTTTCAAGGAACAAAGATGCCAGAGCTAAAGGGACAGAAAAACCAAAGGATATAGGAGGCTCCTCAAAGGACCATCTCCAAAGCCTTGATCCTAGTGAGCCAAATAAAagcaaggaggagggagagaatgtAGAACATTCTTCAGGAGGCAGAATAGATGCACCTGCTTCAGGGTCTGCCTGTAGCAGCCTGAATAAGCAGGAGCCTGGGGGTAGCCATGGGTCAGAGACAGAAGACACGGGGAGAAGCCTTCCTAGCAAGAAAGAACGATCTGGGAAGTCCCACCgacacaaaaagaagaagaagcacaAAAAATCCAGCAAACACAAACGGAAACACAAGCCTGACCCAGAAGAGAAAAGCTCTAAGGCAGAGTCTGGGGAGAAGTCTAAGAAGCGCAAGAAGCGAAAACGAAAGAAGAATAAGTCATCAGCCCCAGCAGATTCTGAACGGGGGCCCAAACCAGAACCCCCTGGTAGTGGTAGCCCTGCACCATCGAGAAGACGGCGGCGAGCCCAAGATGATTCCCAGCGGAGATCCATTCCAGCTGAAGAAGGGAGCAGTGGCAAGAAGGATGAAGGTGGAGGTGGTGGCAGCTCCCAAGATCATGGTGGGAGGAAACACAAAGGTGAACCTCCAACTTCATCCTGTCAGCAAAGAGCTAGCAGCAAATGGAGCAGCCGATCCAGCCATCGAAGTCGACCCAGTAGTGGAGATGAGGATAGTGATGATGCTTCATCACGCCGGCTGCACCAGAAGTCTCCATCCCAGTacagtgaggaggaggaggaggaagaggaggaagaagagtcgGGCAGTGAGCATTCCCGTAGCCGCTCACGGTCTGGCCGGCACCATTCCTCTCGCCGTTCCTCCCGGCGTTCTTACTCAAGTAGCTCAGATGCTTCTTCAGACCAGAGCTGCTATAGTAGACAACACAGTTACTCTGATGACAGCTATAGTGATTATAGTGACCGATCACGAAGGCACTCCAAGCGCTCCCACGACTCTGATGACTCAGACTATACCAGTTCCAAGCACCGGTCCAAGCGGCACAAATATTCATCTTCTGATGATGACTATAGCCTCAGTTGCAGCCAGTCCCGAAGCCGATCTCGGAGTCATACTAGGGAGCGCTCAAGATCCAGGGGCCGCAGCCGCAGCAGCAGTTGTAGTCGCAGCCGGAGCAAACGGAGAAGCCGCAGCACCACAGCCCACAGCTGGCAGCGGAGTCGGAGCTATAGCCGGGACCGCAGCCGCAGCACCCGGAGCCCTTCACAGAGATCAGGCTCCAGGAAGGGATCATGGGGTCACGAGAGCCCTGAGGAGAGGCGTTCTGGTCGTCGAGACTTCATTCGCTCTAAAATCTACCGCTCCCAGTCTCCCCACTATTTCCGATCAGGCCGGGGAGAAGGTTCcggggagaagaagaaagaagatggcAGAGGAGATGATGGTAAAGGGATAGGCCCACCCTCCCAGAACAGCAACACTGGCCCAGGAAGAGGGTCAGAAGGTGACTGCAACCCTGAAGACAAGAACTCTGTCACTGCCAAACTGCTGCTGGAGAAGATCCAGTCAAGGAAAGTGGAGAGGAAACCCAGTGTGAGTGAGGAGGTGCTGGCCACCCCTAATAAAGCCGGGCTCAAGCTCAAGGACCCTCCACAAGGTTATTTTGGGCCCAAGCTCCCCCCTTCTCTTGGCAATAAGCCTGTCCTTCCACTGATAGGGAAGCTCCCAGCTACCCGAAAGCCCAACACCAAGAAATGTGAAGAGTCTGGTTTAGAAAGGGGGGAAGAGCAAGAGCAGTCAGAGACAGAAGAAGGGCCTCCAGGGAATAGTGATGCCCCATTTGGACATCAGTTCTCAGAGGAAACAGCTGGCCCCTTATCAGACCCACCCCCAGAAGAGCCAAAGTCTGAAGAAGCTACTGCTGCTCACCCTGTGGCTCCGTTAGGCACCCCAGTGCACTCTGACTGCTATCCTGGGGACCCATCCATCTCCCATAACTACCTCCCTGACCCCAGTGATGGGGACACCCTCGAGTCCCTGGATAGTGGCAGTCAACCAGGCCCTGTGGAATCCAGCTTGCTGCCTATAGCGTCAGACCTTGAGCACTTCCCCAGTTATGCACCTCCCAGTGGGGAGCCTAGTATTGAGTCAGCTGATGGGGTTGAGGATGCTTCCCTAGCCCCACTGGAAAGCCAGCCCATCACCTTCACTCCCGAGGAGATGGAGAAGTACAGCAAGCTCCAGCAGGCCGCGCAGCAACACATCCAGCAGCAGCTTCTGGCCAAGCAAGTAAAGGCCTTTCCCGCCTCAGCTGCCCTGGCCCCAGCCACTCCAGCCTTGCAGCCCATCCACATTCAGCAGCCGGCCACAGCCTCTGCCACCTCCATCACAACTGTTCAGCATGCCATCCTACAGCATCATGCCGCAGCAGCTGCTGCTGCCATTGGCATTCacccccaccctcatccccagCCACTTGCCCAAGTACATCATATTCCCCAGCCCCACCTGACCCCCATTTCCTTGTCCCACCTCACTCACTCAATCATCCCTGGCCATCCTGCCACCTTTCTAGCTAGCCATCCCATCCATATCATTCCCGCCTCAGCCATCCATCCTGGGCCCTTTACCTTCCACCCTGTTCCACATGCTGCCCTCTACCCTACCCTACTTGCCCCCCGGCCTGCTGCAGCAGCTGCCACTGCCCTCCACCTTCACCCACTACTTCACCCCATCTTCTCAGGTCAGGACCTGCAGCACCCCCCCAGCCATGGAACATGA